One genomic region from Cucurbita pepo subsp. pepo cultivar mu-cu-16 unplaced genomic scaffold, ASM280686v2 Cp4.1_scaffold003263, whole genome shotgun sequence encodes:
- the LOC111786896 gene encoding prolyl endopeptidase-like, which produces MRFTISSPVMPDAVVDYNLSDGKWNIIQQQSILHERTRILYGTTSSAEASGKISNESEISTGEANFDDDQMWNTLSEFYACEHFNVSSHDGVLIPLTVVYSYKSKRENENPGLLHVHGAFGEPLDKRWRSELKSLLDRGWVIAYADVRFVSIYTSLNSE; this is translated from the exons ATGCGATTTACCATTTCATCACCTGTG ATGCCTGATGCTGTGGTTGATTATAACCTATCAGATGGAAAGTGGAATATCATTCAACAGCAAAGCATTCTTCATGAACGAACACGAATTCTTTATGGAACGACTTCCTCTGCAG AAGCATCAGGAAAAATATCTAATGAGTCGGAGATTTCTACGGGTGAAGCCAACTTCGATGATGATCAGATGTGGAACACCCTCTCTGAATTTTATGCTTGTGAACACTTCAATGTCTCATCACATGATGGAGTTTTGATTCCTTTAACGGTCGTATACTCTTACaagagtaaaagagaaaatgaaaaccctGGATTACTTCATGTACATGGAGCTTTTGGTGAGCCACTCGACAAACGGTGGCGCAGCGAGTTGAAAAGCCTTCTTGATCGTGGCTGGGTCATTGCATATGCTGATGTTAGGTTCGTAAGCATTTATACTT